Proteins from a single region of Sneathiella aquimaris:
- a CDS encoding DUF6969 family protein: MLDWDKLTILELEEMAEAGQYVLNCYRVLAKTSDNIVGELIKCHDTFYEMEHYPPGDVFDPETHSQYYYHAHRDGEHGHFHTFLRSDGMTAGEEPVSGQSHMSYMDERDDNICHLIAVSMDNRGFPLSLFTTNRWVTAENWYAAEDVVAFVDRFEIDVAQPSWPVNIWLTALIRLYKPVIRQLILERDQKIIEWQSTYPERDVFEDRDLEVTSEFKISVEEYLTEIENRLTEKLGKQLAG, translated from the coding sequence ATGTTGGATTGGGACAAATTGACGATACTTGAATTGGAAGAAATGGCGGAAGCCGGTCAATATGTTCTGAATTGTTACCGTGTCCTTGCAAAAACCAGTGATAATATTGTGGGGGAGTTGATCAAGTGTCACGACACATTCTACGAAATGGAGCATTACCCGCCCGGAGATGTTTTTGATCCGGAAACTCATTCGCAATATTATTATCATGCGCATAGAGATGGGGAGCATGGGCATTTCCATACTTTTTTAAGATCAGATGGAATGACGGCGGGCGAAGAACCTGTTTCAGGGCAGTCGCATATGTCCTATATGGACGAACGGGATGATAACATTTGTCACTTGATAGCCGTTTCAATGGATAATAGAGGATTTCCCCTGTCGCTGTTTACCACAAATCGTTGGGTTACTGCTGAAAACTGGTATGCAGCCGAAGACGTTGTTGCGTTTGTTGACCGTTTTGAAATCGATGTTGCACAACCTTCATGGCCTGTGAATATTTGGCTAACGGCGTTGATCCGGCTTTATAAACCGGTTATTCGGCAGTTAATCCTTGAACGTGATCAGAAAATTATTGAATGGCAGTCTACCTACCCTGAACGGGATGTTTTTGAAGATCGTGACCTTGAAGTGACATCGGAATTCAAGATATCAGTGGAAGAATATCTGACTGAAATTGAAAACAGGTTGACCGAAAAACTCGGGAAGCAACTGGCCGGATAA
- a CDS encoding patatin-like phospholipase family protein: protein MYKILSIDGGGIRGVIPAVLLQYLEAESGKAIADLFDLIVGTSTGGILAAGATAPDATGKPKYSATDLLKIYEDHGSEIFSRSFWKGVVSAGGMTDEQYDEEALENLLDRYFGTTTLKDCLKPVILTSYDIEARAPYFFKSRQALKTDTRNHFLKDAARATSAAPTYFEPEMVKTEPDTGLKRALIDGGVFVNNPAMCAYTEAVSEGEDPSDMLLVSLGTGITTRKIPFDDAKDWGALGWVRPIISVMMDGTADATDFHLDLILGGKRKQNSQRYFRFDKHLTHALDDMDAAHSANIQALKKEGSSIIDDNKQELEKLINLLT, encoded by the coding sequence GTGTATAAAATACTCTCAATAGACGGCGGAGGAATTCGAGGCGTTATTCCAGCAGTCCTTCTACAATATTTGGAAGCAGAATCCGGAAAAGCGATTGCGGACCTATTCGATCTAATCGTCGGAACCTCAACAGGCGGGATCCTTGCGGCAGGCGCGACTGCTCCCGATGCCACAGGAAAACCGAAATACTCGGCCACTGACCTTCTTAAGATTTATGAAGATCATGGCTCGGAAATATTCAGCCGAAGTTTTTGGAAAGGTGTTGTTTCAGCTGGGGGGATGACAGACGAACAATATGATGAAGAAGCTTTGGAAAACCTTCTTGATCGGTATTTTGGAACAACGACACTGAAAGACTGCCTGAAACCCGTTATTCTCACTTCCTATGATATTGAGGCTCGGGCCCCTTATTTCTTCAAGAGCCGCCAGGCCTTGAAAACTGATACAAGAAATCATTTTTTAAAGGATGCCGCACGGGCAACCAGCGCCGCGCCCACCTATTTTGAGCCTGAAATGGTCAAGACAGAACCCGATACCGGTTTAAAGCGCGCGCTCATTGACGGCGGGGTCTTTGTCAATAATCCGGCCATGTGCGCCTATACCGAAGCTGTCTCTGAGGGGGAGGATCCTTCTGACATGTTGCTGGTATCGCTTGGAACCGGAATCACAACGCGAAAAATTCCATTCGACGACGCAAAAGACTGGGGCGCATTAGGCTGGGTTCGGCCCATAATCAGTGTGATGATGGACGGAACAGCAGATGCAACAGATTTTCATTTGGATTTGATCCTGGGCGGAAAACGCAAACAAAATTCACAGCGCTATTTCCGTTTTGACAAACATCTCACCCACGCACTGGATGATATGGACGCGGCCCACAGTGCCAACATTCAAGCGCTCAAAAAAGAAGGAAGTTCAATTATTGATGATAATAAGCAGGAATTGGAAAAGCTGATAAACCTGCTGACGTAA
- a CDS encoding CaiB/BaiF CoA transferase family protein, with protein MPKPLEDIKIVDLTNMLMGPYTTQILGDMGADVIKVEAPGGDPVRYIGAARNLGMGAIYLNCNRSKRSLVLDLKTEEGHAAILRLIAKADILVYNRRPQVMERLGLSYETVRQINPSLIYAGLYGYGQNGPYAKKPAFDDLIQGAVSIPALAQMADGGAPRYAPSAIVDRGVALWAVGQINAALYYRSRTGTGQKLDLPMFEMMVSFILADHMEGETFLPPIGRPGYKRMLNPDRRPYPTQDGYICAMIYTDRHWRDFYKALGKEDVLEQDPRFTSITTRTEHIAEIYAELAALLQTRTTDEWMTLFDLADVPAMPMNSPESLLGDVHLAQTGFFIEREHPSEGKIRDMAVPAFWSESQPAPTCHAPLLGEHSFDVLSEVGYDREALEKMKASGVIE; from the coding sequence ATGCCAAAACCGCTTGAAGACATAAAAATTGTTGATCTCACCAATATGCTGATGGGACCGTATACAACTCAAATTCTGGGGGATATGGGGGCTGATGTCATAAAAGTTGAGGCGCCGGGTGGGGATCCGGTTCGATATATCGGTGCTGCAAGAAATTTAGGTATGGGCGCAATTTATCTTAACTGCAATCGGAGCAAACGGAGTTTAGTCCTTGACCTGAAAACTGAAGAAGGGCACGCGGCAATATTACGTCTGATCGCAAAGGCAGACATCCTTGTTTATAATCGACGTCCTCAGGTCATGGAAAGGTTGGGTCTTTCTTATGAAACTGTCAGGCAAATCAATCCGTCTTTGATATATGCCGGGCTGTATGGCTATGGCCAGAACGGCCCCTATGCGAAAAAACCGGCGTTTGACGATTTGATACAGGGCGCGGTATCGATCCCGGCCTTGGCGCAGATGGCGGATGGCGGTGCACCGCGCTACGCCCCTTCAGCTATTGTTGATCGGGGGGTTGCGCTATGGGCGGTAGGTCAAATCAACGCTGCTTTATATTACCGTAGCCGGACAGGGACAGGGCAAAAACTGGATCTGCCAATGTTCGAAATGATGGTCAGCTTCATATTGGCAGACCATATGGAAGGGGAGACTTTTCTGCCGCCAATTGGTAGGCCGGGTTACAAGCGGATGCTCAATCCAGACAGGCGCCCTTATCCAACACAAGACGGCTATATCTGCGCCATGATTTATACGGATCGCCATTGGCGGGATTTTTACAAAGCGCTGGGAAAAGAAGATGTGCTGGAGCAGGATCCGCGTTTTACCTCTATTACGACACGAACAGAACATATTGCTGAGATATATGCTGAGTTGGCAGCGCTTTTGCAAACCAGAACGACAGATGAATGGATGACACTGTTCGATCTGGCGGATGTTCCTGCAATGCCGATGAATAGTCCGGAAAGTCTGCTCGGTGATGTTCATCTTGCGCAAACAGGGTTTTTTATTGAACGTGAACACCCTTCTGAAGGTAAAATTCGAGATATGGCGGTTCCCGCTTTTTGGTCTGAAAGTCAGCCCGCACCGACGTGTCATGCCCCGTTGCTGGGGGAGCATAGTTTTGACGTTCTGTCAGAAGTTGGATACGACAGAGAAGCGCTTGAAAAGATGAAGGCTTCAGGGGTTATTGAATAA
- a CDS encoding lipid A deacylase LpxR family protein yields the protein MAEEALAQKEAIFTVVVENDSIGYKGTDQNYTSGIRLGYLDTDFEIPEFAHVVADFMPTFSLNEQTGLFYSLGQNLYTPSEITERPQDPEDRPWAAHLYASMGLVTVTGNHVDELELSLGVVGSAALGEQSQKIVHKYVTPSSPTPKGWSNQLKNEPALLLGWQRRYTDLLSTNFLGFKGSVSPHFGATLGNVYTFANAGFTVKLSPDDGISQDAPIRVRPGLPGTGYFDTPANTWSWFLFAGVDGRAIARNIFLDGNSFTDSHSVDKKYFVADLNAGIAFTYDRYRLSYTAIYRTNEFDGQNDPSVFGALSFGIRF from the coding sequence ATGGCCGAAGAAGCGCTTGCGCAGAAAGAAGCGATCTTTACGGTTGTCGTGGAGAATGACTCGATTGGATATAAAGGCACGGACCAGAATTATACAAGTGGTATCCGGCTTGGTTATCTGGATACTGATTTCGAAATCCCGGAGTTTGCGCATGTCGTTGCGGATTTCATGCCGACCTTTAGTTTGAACGAGCAGACTGGATTGTTCTATTCGTTGGGTCAGAACCTTTATACGCCAAGCGAGATAACGGAACGTCCTCAGGACCCGGAAGATAGACCCTGGGCTGCTCATTTGTATGCTTCCATGGGATTGGTGACCGTCACTGGAAATCACGTTGATGAGTTGGAGCTGTCCCTTGGCGTCGTCGGTTCTGCGGCGTTGGGAGAACAGTCTCAGAAAATTGTTCATAAATATGTCACACCGTCCAGTCCAACCCCAAAAGGCTGGTCTAATCAGCTCAAGAATGAACCGGCACTTCTTTTGGGGTGGCAGCGCCGATATACTGATTTGTTGTCCACTAATTTTTTGGGGTTCAAAGGCTCAGTCAGCCCGCATTTTGGTGCTACTCTTGGGAATGTTTATACCTTTGCCAACGCTGGCTTTACGGTAAAATTGTCTCCAGATGATGGTATTTCTCAGGATGCGCCGATCAGAGTACGGCCTGGGCTTCCCGGCACGGGGTACTTTGATACGCCGGCCAACACATGGAGCTGGTTTCTTTTTGCAGGTGTTGACGGGCGGGCGATCGCCCGAAACATTTTTCTCGACGGGAATAGTTTTACTGACTCTCATAGTGTCGATAAAAAGTACTTTGTTGCCGATTTGAATGCAGGGATTGCATTTACCTATGATCGATATCGACTAAGTTATACGGCAATTTACCGAACAAACGAATTTGACGGACAGAATGATCCATCCGTTTTTGGCGCCCTTTCATTCGGTATTCGGTTTTAA
- a CDS encoding FAD-binding oxidoreductase: MPILNFDGRAYKGHEKETVLDILLKAGEEISHSCKTGRCQGCILHCKEGDLLPVSQNGLDEELTKAGYFLSCKCPLRHNLEVASPETNTFFQEATVVKKRQLSDRICQITLRVDPNFEFLPGQFVNLGRSDGVLRSYTLAGLPTEAGVLEIHVEKRPAGELSNWLYSDCRVGETLFLQGPHGQFYYRPERRDQSLLLLGSGAGLASLMGILRSALSYGHTGHIALYYTSNQMSGFYLHETLKELEQEHKGFHYFPCLSRSYYREGFRQGRADEVAFQDFPSLAGWKVYAAGFPSMVYASCSRAEKAGVELENIFDEPYEMKDLRRTQRR; this comes from the coding sequence ATGCCTATTTTGAATTTTGATGGCCGCGCGTATAAAGGGCATGAAAAAGAAACCGTTTTAGACATTTTATTGAAGGCCGGTGAGGAAATATCGCATTCCTGTAAAACAGGCCGATGTCAGGGATGTATTCTCCATTGTAAAGAGGGTGATTTGCTGCCCGTTTCCCAAAATGGGTTGGACGAAGAATTGACAAAAGCGGGATATTTTTTGTCCTGTAAATGCCCGTTAAGGCATAATCTCGAGGTGGCGTCGCCGGAAACAAATACGTTTTTTCAGGAAGCAACGGTTGTCAAAAAACGGCAGTTGTCGGACAGGATCTGCCAGATAACCCTCCGTGTTGACCCGAACTTTGAATTTCTCCCTGGCCAGTTTGTTAATCTAGGGCGTAGTGACGGTGTTCTGAGAAGCTATACGCTTGCCGGATTGCCAACAGAGGCGGGCGTCCTAGAGATCCATGTCGAAAAGCGTCCAGCCGGTGAGTTGAGCAATTGGTTATATTCCGATTGTCGAGTTGGAGAAACGTTATTTTTACAGGGGCCTCACGGGCAATTCTATTATCGTCCTGAGAGGCGGGATCAGAGTCTATTACTGTTGGGGAGTGGTGCTGGCTTGGCATCCTTGATGGGAATATTAAGATCAGCGTTATCTTATGGCCATACGGGGCATATAGCATTGTATTACACCAGCAATCAGATGTCGGGTTTCTATTTGCATGAAACGTTAAAAGAGCTCGAGCAGGAACACAAAGGGTTTCATTATTTCCCCTGCTTGTCCCGTTCTTATTACCGGGAAGGCTTTCGTCAAGGGCGTGCAGATGAAGTAGCCTTTCAGGATTTCCCCAGCTTAGCAGGGTGGAAGGTATATGCAGCCGGATTTCCGTCGATGGTCTACGCCTCCTGCTCTCGGGCGGAAAAGGCGGGCGTCGAATTGGAGAATATTTTCGACGAGCCTTATGAAATGAAAGATTTACGGCGCACTCAAAGAAGGTGA
- a CDS encoding 2-hydroxychromene-2-carboxylate isomerase, with product MTLTAHLYYSFRSPYSYLGTKQYRQLTEQYDLDILVKPVYPIAIRTPEFFAKIDPNWIGYLLRDCARVAQYRDLPFRWPRPDPVVMDNKTRSISKEQPYIHRLTRLGVLASELGKGMAFIEHVSDAIWGGEITDWHLPENLAPVVAKAGLSLSEMDAEIQAREQDMERQISQHQSELEEAGHWGVPTLVFNGEPFFGQDRIDLAVWRMKHSGLTNH from the coding sequence ATGACATTAACGGCTCACCTATATTACTCTTTTCGCAGCCCTTATTCGTATCTTGGGACCAAGCAATATCGGCAATTAACCGAACAGTATGATCTCGATATTCTGGTAAAACCGGTTTACCCGATCGCAATCCGTACACCTGAATTTTTTGCCAAGATCGATCCAAACTGGATAGGCTATCTACTGCGGGACTGTGCGAGAGTTGCACAATACCGCGATTTGCCGTTCCGTTGGCCGCGACCCGACCCTGTCGTGATGGATAATAAGACCCGAAGCATATCTAAGGAGCAGCCCTACATACACAGACTGACCCGACTTGGTGTTCTTGCATCCGAATTGGGCAAAGGCATGGCTTTTATTGAACATGTTTCGGATGCAATTTGGGGCGGAGAAATAACCGACTGGCACTTACCCGAAAATCTGGCACCCGTTGTTGCTAAAGCTGGCCTGTCACTGTCAGAAATGGATGCAGAAATTCAAGCGAGAGAGCAAGATATGGAGCGCCAGATCAGTCAGCATCAGTCAGAATTGGAGGAAGCCGGTCATTGGGGCGTCCCAACACTCGTTTTTAATGGAGAGCCATTTTTTGGTCAGGATAGAATTGATCTCGCCGTTTGGCGGATGAAACATTCAGGTCTAACAAACCATTGA
- a CDS encoding LysR family transcriptional regulator produces MTDIRQIRHFIAVAEEKHFRIAAERLHMTQPPLSHSIKKLEQTLNVTLLTRANRSVTLTPAGEVFLKGAYEILEKLNQVTEDTRRASQGLTGRLTLGFVGSAIYEALPDTVRQFRQTFPNVEVELEELSTVDQLDAISKGSIDAGLLRPPVAGRGLFDLTTIRQEKLIVVMPQSHPQADKKAVRLSSLSEDGFILFPLQTSPNLHALVLHACHQAGFTPRISQTASQIQTQISLVSAGLGIALVPQCVRQAVHSGVVYKDLEGADKEIETHMAIACKQGHKNSLLTAFIECCRPFPTAT; encoded by the coding sequence ATGACAGATATCCGGCAAATCAGACACTTCATCGCAGTCGCAGAAGAAAAACACTTTCGCATCGCTGCCGAAAGACTTCATATGACGCAGCCTCCGCTTAGTCATTCCATAAAGAAGCTGGAGCAAACCCTTAATGTTACACTACTCACCCGGGCCAATCGATCCGTTACCTTAACCCCAGCCGGTGAGGTCTTCTTAAAAGGCGCTTATGAAATTCTTGAGAAACTGAACCAGGTAACAGAAGACACCCGCCGGGCATCTCAAGGGCTGACAGGACGACTGACTTTAGGCTTTGTTGGCTCTGCAATATATGAAGCCTTACCAGACACTGTCAGGCAATTTCGTCAAACTTTCCCCAATGTTGAGGTAGAGCTTGAAGAATTAAGTACCGTGGATCAGTTAGACGCTATCTCAAAAGGCAGTATTGACGCAGGCCTGTTGCGTCCTCCTGTTGCTGGACGTGGCCTGTTCGATCTCACGACCATCAGGCAGGAGAAGCTGATCGTCGTTATGCCACAATCTCACCCACAGGCCGATAAGAAAGCGGTCCGGTTAAGCAGCCTTTCAGAAGATGGATTTATCCTGTTTCCATTACAAACATCACCTAATCTGCATGCTCTGGTATTGCATGCTTGCCATCAGGCTGGTTTCACGCCCAGAATTAGTCAAACAGCATCCCAGATCCAGACACAAATCAGCCTGGTGTCTGCGGGGCTTGGGATTGCATTGGTGCCCCAATGTGTCCGTCAGGCCGTTCATAGCGGTGTTGTTTACAAGGATCTTGAAGGCGCGGACAAAGAGATTGAAACCCACATGGCTATTGCCTGCAAGCAGGGGCACAAAAACAGTTTGCTGACGGCCTTCATTGAATGTTGTCGTCCGTTCCCCACGGCAACGTGA
- a CDS encoding acyl-CoA dehydrogenase family protein, protein MNFELTEDQRQVQELVRRVAREKVAARANDIDKTAEYPQDMFDLLKSLGLFTLPFPEEYGGTEDSVSCCLAIEELGRVCYNTAYLLLVQWLPFGAILAGGSKEQKDKYLTGLASGDLRGAFSTTEPQSGSDVAGIKTRAVPTEGGYVINGAKIWCTNAEVSDFVLVAAKVGEASGTGSINMFIIDRDTPGFTIGEKEDKMGARGVPSNSLFLEDVFVPDSARLGPEGKGFKIVMEAFNKSRPYIGARAVGLAQGAIDHTKDFIKQRRAFGQQVSDFQGVRWMIADMETQTEASRLMVYKAAAMVNAGVRGNELAGMAAMSKLFATDTAMTVAENAVQLFGAAGISSEYPIGRYFRDAKVLKIVEGTNQIQRNIIGKLALAD, encoded by the coding sequence ATGAACTTTGAACTTACTGAAGATCAACGGCAGGTCCAGGAATTGGTTCGTCGGGTGGCTCGCGAAAAAGTTGCGGCTCGCGCGAATGATATCGATAAAACGGCTGAATATCCTCAGGATATGTTCGATCTGTTGAAAAGTCTGGGTCTGTTCACCCTGCCGTTTCCTGAAGAATATGGCGGTACGGAGGATTCTGTTTCATGTTGTCTGGCAATCGAGGAATTGGGGCGGGTTTGTTACAACACAGCCTATCTTTTGCTGGTTCAATGGTTGCCGTTCGGCGCGATTTTGGCCGGCGGGTCAAAGGAGCAAAAAGATAAATATCTAACGGGCCTCGCTAGCGGGGATTTGCGCGGCGCATTTTCAACAACAGAACCACAAAGTGGATCAGATGTTGCGGGAATTAAAACCCGTGCCGTTCCAACAGAGGGCGGTTATGTGATCAATGGTGCAAAAATTTGGTGTACGAATGCGGAAGTATCTGATTTTGTGCTTGTCGCGGCGAAAGTAGGAGAGGCTTCGGGCACTGGTTCCATTAACATGTTCATTATTGATCGGGATACGCCGGGTTTCACAATCGGTGAAAAAGAAGACAAGATGGGAGCCCGGGGGGTTCCATCAAACTCTTTGTTTTTGGAAGATGTTTTCGTTCCTGATAGCGCCCGATTGGGACCAGAAGGAAAAGGCTTCAAAATTGTTATGGAGGCGTTCAATAAATCGCGCCCCTATATTGGCGCGCGGGCGGTTGGATTGGCGCAAGGGGCAATCGATCATACCAAGGACTTCATCAAGCAAAGACGCGCCTTCGGTCAGCAAGTCTCTGACTTTCAGGGTGTGAGATGGATGATTGCGGATATGGAAACCCAGACAGAGGCTTCTCGGTTAATGGTTTATAAGGCGGCCGCGATGGTCAATGCGGGCGTGCGGGGCAATGAACTGGCTGGAATGGCGGCCATGTCTAAACTGTTCGCAACCGATACAGCCATGACCGTTGCAGAAAATGCGGTTCAGCTTTTCGGAGCCGCGGGCATTTCCTCAGAATACCCCATTGGCCGGTATTTCAGAGACGCCAAAGTTCTTAAAATCGTCGAAGGTACAAATCAGATACAACGCAATATTATCGGTAAGCTCGCACTTGCCGATTAA
- a CDS encoding MaoC family dehydratase gives METVGLGFYYEDLPLGRQFKTIGRTVTEADIVNFINTTGMQEVLFMDLEFLEHSSDIKGRVAPGALAYTFAEGLLVQSTMQHTGYAFLNMELNVENPVFAGDTLHVECEVIEARLTSKPGRGLVRTRNKIVKQDGTVAIIYTPLRMIKCRDEGLAKD, from the coding sequence GTGGAAACCGTAGGGCTTGGATTTTACTATGAAGATTTGCCGCTTGGCCGACAATTCAAGACAATTGGCCGAACTGTAACAGAAGCCGATATCGTAAACTTCATCAATACAACGGGTATGCAGGAAGTGCTGTTCATGGATCTGGAGTTTCTGGAGCATTCTTCTGACATCAAGGGACGGGTTGCACCGGGGGCACTTGCGTATACTTTTGCGGAAGGGTTACTTGTACAATCGACCATGCAGCATACAGGATACGCGTTTCTGAACATGGAACTTAATGTCGAAAACCCGGTTTTTGCAGGGGATACCCTTCATGTGGAATGCGAGGTGATCGAAGCGCGATTGACCAGTAAACCCGGTCGGGGCCTTGTTCGAACGCGCAATAAAATTGTCAAGCAGGATGGGACTGTCGCAATTATTTACACGCCATTAAGAATGATCAAATGTCGAGATGAGGGCCTTGCAAAAGACTAG
- a CDS encoding TetR/AcrR family transcriptional regulator has protein sequence MVNKENGLENSVQQEEGGPIIDRKTQQQRREETRAKLIDAAIHLIQSDGCANLTTTRVAKAAGLTRGAIQYHFSSPKDLLQEVIVTIVQKLNVMVAQTDLSHLGKSERLDRLIDHYWSGYKSDIYVVFLEIAVQGHRDPALKKSIEEGIARLDEERDEYWLGFFSDYSESRDEILDWRTVLLVLLRGLAVKKMFSGPHENIDDHYARLKEMFQSYVSGGPRPL, from the coding sequence ATGGTGAATAAGGAAAATGGATTGGAAAATTCCGTCCAGCAGGAAGAGGGCGGGCCCATCATTGACCGCAAAACCCAGCAACAGCGCAGGGAAGAAACGCGGGCCAAATTAATTGATGCCGCCATCCATCTTATTCAAAGTGACGGTTGCGCAAATTTGACGACAACACGGGTGGCGAAAGCTGCGGGTCTGACAAGAGGGGCTATCCAGTATCACTTTTCGAGCCCAAAAGATTTGTTACAGGAAGTTATTGTCACGATCGTGCAGAAATTAAACGTAATGGTCGCACAAACTGATTTAAGTCACCTTGGAAAATCAGAACGACTGGATCGACTGATTGATCACTATTGGTCAGGGTATAAAAGCGATATCTATGTTGTCTTTCTGGAAATCGCAGTTCAGGGGCATCGTGATCCAGCCCTGAAAAAAAGCATCGAGGAAGGTATAGCCCGATTGGATGAAGAACGTGACGAATACTGGTTGGGGTTCTTTTCCGACTATAGCGAGAGTCGGGACGAAATACTGGATTGGCGAACTGTTTTGCTTGTTTTGCTGCGGGGACTTGCTGTTAAAAAAATGTTCTCCGGTCCGCACGAAAATATCGATGATCATTACGCCCGGCTAAAAGAAATGTTTCAGTCCTACGTCTCAGGAGGGCCCAGACCTCTTTAA
- a CDS encoding DUF2332 domain-containing protein, giving the protein MSEQPILTAFRVQSKACESLGSPFMARLCLLLAENFPAEGVVWRHIANWPGDVSPYGESVPLRLTGALHALVLSSRLPALQSVYPPNDQSICDDRLLEAVLSAVEEEEEFVLQFLRNAPQTNEVKRAGILFPGFQYIAKQTNLMDFRTSELGASAGLNLFWDKFSYNLKGTLWGSAHAPVLQEPDWKGSMPAMHPLRVLERAGCDLNPLDIDKADERLRLLSYIWADQPDRIAKTRSAIDFAKTQPERVTKQSAIKWLAGRLAQQSENTVHVIYHTIAWQYFTKADQVAGERLMQEAGQLARNDSPLAWLRLEADKETPGAALSVTLWPGGETKILARADFHGRWINWLV; this is encoded by the coding sequence ATGTCCGAACAACCAATTCTAACGGCATTTCGTGTGCAGTCAAAAGCCTGCGAAAGTTTAGGATCCCCTTTTATGGCGCGTCTGTGCTTGTTGCTGGCAGAGAATTTCCCTGCAGAAGGGGTTGTTTGGCGTCATATCGCCAATTGGCCGGGAGATGTCTCACCATACGGAGAGTCTGTTCCCTTGCGGTTGACAGGGGCCTTGCATGCGCTGGTTTTGTCGAGCCGTCTTCCTGCGTTACAGTCAGTCTATCCTCCCAATGATCAAAGCATTTGTGATGACCGGCTGTTGGAGGCTGTTCTGAGTGCGGTTGAGGAGGAGGAAGAATTTGTCCTTCAGTTTTTAAGAAATGCGCCGCAGACTAACGAGGTCAAACGTGCTGGAATTCTGTTCCCTGGATTTCAATATATCGCAAAGCAAACCAATTTGATGGATTTCAGGACCTCTGAATTAGGAGCAAGTGCGGGCCTGAATTTGTTTTGGGATAAGTTCAGTTACAATTTAAAGGGGACCTTATGGGGAAGTGCCCACGCACCGGTCCTGCAGGAGCCAGACTGGAAGGGTTCAATGCCAGCCATGCATCCGCTCCGTGTTCTGGAGAGGGCTGGCTGCGACCTCAATCCTCTTGACATTGATAAGGCGGACGAACGTCTTCGGTTGTTATCCTATATTTGGGCGGATCAACCGGACCGAATTGCGAAAACCAGATCTGCGATCGATTTTGCAAAAACTCAGCCAGAACGCGTTACTAAGCAGAGTGCGATCAAATGGCTTGCCGGGCGGCTTGCCCAGCAGAGCGAAAACACGGTTCACGTGATTTACCATACTATCGCTTGGCAGTATTTTACCAAGGCAGACCAAGTGGCAGGTGAGCGCCTCATGCAGGAGGCCGGGCAATTGGCGCGAAACGATAGCCCCTTGGCGTGGTTACGGTTGGAAGCGGATAAGGAAACGCCTGGCGCTGCTCTCTCTGTCACACTTTGGCCCGGAGGAGAGACAAAAATATTAGCCAGAGCTGATTTTCATGGCCGCTGGATTAACTGGCTTGTTTAA
- a CDS encoding HIT domain-containing protein — protein MFKLHPRLQADTTHIQTLEVCGLYLMNDARYPWLILVPHINDVREMHHLPSATYSVLCTEIRQISSLLETCFKPEKLNIGALGNMVPQLHIHIIGRHAKDPAWPGPVWGVGEGLSYDPQKKQERIALIHKHL, from the coding sequence ATGTTTAAATTGCACCCAAGATTGCAAGCGGATACCACCCATATCCAAACGCTGGAGGTCTGCGGTCTGTATTTGATGAATGATGCCCGCTATCCATGGCTTATTCTTGTACCGCACATTAATGATGTTCGTGAAATGCACCACTTACCGTCCGCAACCTACTCTGTCCTATGCACTGAAATTCGTCAGATCTCTTCCCTGTTGGAAACCTGCTTTAAACCTGAAAAATTAAATATTGGAGCATTGGGGAACATGGTTCCGCAACTCCACATTCATATTATCGGGCGCCATGCGAAAGACCCGGCATGGCCTGGGCCGGTATGGGGTGTTGGGGAGGGGCTCTCCTATGATCCGCAGAAAAAACAAGAAAGAATAGCGCTCATACATAAACACCTTTAA